From the genome of Argentina anserina chromosome 4, drPotAnse1.1, whole genome shotgun sequence, one region includes:
- the LOC126790534 gene encoding anaphase-promoting complex subunit 13 isoform X1, with the protein MAELNLGILIDVVDEEWMKDTLPDDDLPLPPMLVIRTDDTEDSSMSYHSQHYLFKMIPLYRCDMEKNISSFHDHDSARWHCFLLEA; encoded by the exons ATGGCTGAACTAAACCTGGGTATACTGATAGATGTTGTGGATGAAGAATGGATGAAAGACACTCTTCCTGATGATG ATCTTCCCCTGCCGCCAATGCTGGTTATAAGGACTGATGACACAGAGGATTCAAGTATGTCTTATCATTCTCAACATTATCTGTTTAAAATGATACCATTATACCGATGCGATATGGAAAAAAACATATCTTCATTCCATGACCATGATTCTGCCAGATGGCACTGTTTCCTTTTGGAAGCTTGA